In a single window of the Halobaculum lipolyticum genome:
- a CDS encoding ornithine cyclodeaminase family protein — protein sequence MTETLFLTSGEIADLADPAAYVDAVRDAYRQVGEGAPADPRTKLVNGEPPGFLTTYAAVLPETGAMGGYTYSAGFGARDAWFVTPLFDAESGEPLAILDGASMNPYKTGAAGAVGVDALAREDATSLAVIGSGAQARGQLKATATVRDLETVWVYSPTKEHREAFAGDTNPELDASVAAVASADAAIEDADIVITATNAGEPVFDGEALEPGTHVTAMGQYDPSKRELDHATIERATYVPDLRARALQDAGSFLSALEAGVVDEDHIHAELGEVVAGVEPGRTSDTEVTVFDSGGTGIETVAAAYLLYERAVEEGLGQSIDFSPASEALTGE from the coding sequence ATGACCGAGACGCTGTTCCTGACGAGCGGCGAGATCGCCGACCTCGCCGACCCCGCGGCGTACGTGGACGCCGTCCGCGACGCCTACCGACAGGTCGGCGAGGGCGCGCCCGCCGACCCTCGCACGAAACTCGTGAACGGGGAGCCGCCGGGCTTCCTCACTACGTACGCGGCCGTGTTGCCGGAGACGGGCGCGATGGGCGGGTACACCTACTCCGCGGGGTTCGGCGCCCGCGACGCGTGGTTCGTGACCCCGCTGTTCGACGCCGAGTCCGGGGAGCCGCTGGCGATCCTCGACGGCGCGTCGATGAATCCGTACAAGACCGGCGCTGCCGGCGCCGTCGGCGTCGACGCGCTCGCCCGCGAAGACGCCACCTCGCTGGCGGTCATCGGGTCGGGCGCGCAGGCACGGGGGCAACTGAAGGCGACCGCCACGGTCCGGGACCTGGAGACGGTGTGGGTGTACTCGCCGACGAAGGAGCACCGCGAGGCGTTCGCCGGCGACACGAACCCCGAACTCGACGCGTCGGTCGCCGCCGTCGCCAGCGCCGACGCCGCCATCGAGGACGCCGACATCGTGATCACCGCGACGAACGCCGGGGAACCGGTGTTCGACGGCGAGGCGTTGGAGCCGGGCACTCACGTCACCGCGATGGGTCAGTACGACCCGAGCAAGCGCGAACTCGACCACGCGACGATCGAGCGCGCGACGTACGTGCCCGACCTCCGCGCCCGGGCGCTCCAGGACGCCGGCTCGTTCCTCTCGGCCCTCGAAGCGGGCGTCGTCGACGAGGACCACATCCACGCCGAGTTGGGCGAGGTCGTCGCCGGCGTCGAACCCGGGCGCACCAGCGACACGGAGGTCACCGTGTTCGACTCCGGCGGGACGGGCATCGAGACGGTCGCCGCGGCGTACCTGCTGTACGAGCGCGCCGTCGAGGAGGGACTGGGGCAGTCTATCGACTTCTCGCCCGCCAGCGAGGCGCTGACGGGTGAGTAG
- a CDS encoding mechanosensitive ion channel family protein — translation MRRPIGYASLALAAVAALAGGVVRATTPLSDVDLPALGGTSPDAAAATVLSAAAVVLAANGAYFVAYGFATRRATKRRAHDLRNVLRLSFGALAVVGVLGVLTDNWVGVLVSLGVVGFAITFALQQPLLSLVGWFYLMLKRPYAVGDRVQMGDVKGDVIEVDFFVTTLWEINGPLVSSNQPSGRVVTVPNSQVLSSEVVNFAGVGFPYVWNELTVQVAYETDLAFARERMTAVADDYLGDEMAEAVERYRHRLAETAVELEVSERPSVNVVQQESWVELRLRYLVHPRRATRTRNALYERVLEEFNGAPDRVDFPLGRNR, via the coding sequence GTGCGGAGACCGATCGGCTACGCGTCGCTCGCCCTCGCGGCCGTGGCCGCGCTCGCCGGGGGCGTCGTTCGCGCGACGACCCCGTTGTCGGACGTCGACCTCCCGGCGCTCGGAGGGACGTCGCCGGACGCCGCCGCGGCGACGGTGCTGTCTGCGGCCGCCGTCGTGCTCGCGGCCAACGGGGCGTACTTCGTGGCGTACGGCTTCGCGACGCGCCGGGCGACGAAACGCCGCGCGCACGACCTGCGCAACGTCCTCCGGCTCTCCTTCGGCGCCCTCGCGGTCGTCGGCGTGCTCGGCGTCCTCACGGACAACTGGGTGGGCGTGCTCGTCTCGCTGGGCGTCGTGGGCTTCGCGATCACGTTCGCGCTCCAACAGCCGCTCCTCTCGCTGGTCGGCTGGTTCTACCTCATGCTCAAGCGGCCGTACGCCGTCGGCGACCGCGTCCAGATGGGCGACGTGAAGGGGGACGTGATCGAGGTGGACTTCTTCGTCACGACGCTGTGGGAGATCAACGGTCCGCTGGTCTCCTCGAACCAGCCGTCGGGGCGGGTCGTCACGGTGCCCAACAGCCAGGTGCTCTCCTCGGAGGTCGTCAACTTCGCGGGCGTCGGCTTCCCGTACGTCTGGAACGAACTGACCGTGCAGGTCGCCTACGAGACGGATCTGGCGTTCGCCCGCGAGCGCATGACCGCCGTCGCCGACGACTACCTCGGCGACGAGATGGCCGAGGCGGTCGAGCGCTACCGCCACCGGCTCGCCGAGACGGCCGTCGAGCTGGAGGTGTCCGAGCGCCCCTCGGTCAACGTCGTCCAACAGGAGTCGTGGGTGGAACTCCGCCTGCGCTACCTCGTCCACCCGCGCCGGGCAACCCGAACGCGCAACGCCTTGTACGAACGGGTGCTCGAGGAGTTCAACGGGGCTCCCGACCGGGTCGACTTCCCCCTCGGACGCAACCGCTGA
- a CDS encoding DNA-3-methyladenine glycosylase family protein has protein sequence MESGAIQLASVGPFDLQATVESGQTYLWDRADGNMYETMSAHGGDHWYETVVPPVEGVSDERAVVRVRQTDDRLEWESTTDAVPLLTHLLRLDDDLDAILDATPDLPLLRRAYEAYRGMRLVRDPPFACLVSFICSAQMRVSRIHAMQTAMAASFGDSVAFDGRRYDAFPTPAQLAERTEDELRDLSLGYRAPYVRRTAEMVAEGEADPTDVRGMAYEDAREYLTRFVGVGEKVADCVLLFSLDFLEAVPLDTWIRTAIADYYPECDAGGYAETSRAIRDRFGGEYAGYAQTYVFYYLRAGGE, from the coding sequence ATGGAATCCGGGGCGATCCAACTGGCGTCGGTCGGTCCGTTCGACCTGCAGGCGACCGTCGAGAGCGGACAGACGTACCTGTGGGACCGCGCCGACGGGAACATGTACGAGACGATGTCGGCCCACGGCGGCGACCACTGGTACGAGACGGTCGTGCCGCCCGTCGAGGGGGTCAGCGACGAGCGGGCCGTCGTCCGCGTCCGCCAGACCGACGACCGGCTGGAGTGGGAGTCGACGACGGACGCCGTGCCGCTGCTCACGCACCTCCTGCGGCTGGACGACGACCTCGACGCGATCCTCGACGCGACGCCGGACCTGCCCCTCCTCCGGCGCGCGTACGAGGCGTACCGGGGGATGCGCCTCGTCCGCGACCCGCCGTTCGCGTGTCTCGTCTCGTTCATCTGCTCGGCGCAGATGCGCGTCAGCCGCATCCACGCGATGCAGACGGCCATGGCGGCGTCGTTCGGCGACTCGGTCGCGTTCGACGGCCGACGCTACGACGCGTTCCCGACGCCCGCCCAACTGGCCGAGCGCACCGAGGACGAACTCCGGGACCTCTCGCTCGGCTACCGGGCGCCGTACGTCCGCCGCACCGCCGAGATGGTGGCCGAGGGGGAGGCCGACCCGACCGACGTGCGCGGGATGGCGTACGAGGACGCCCGCGAGTACCTCACCCGCTTCGTCGGCGTCGGGGAGAAGGTGGCCGACTGCGTCCTGCTGTTCTCGCTGGATTTCCTCGAGGCCGTCCCGCTCGACACGTGGATCCGGACGGCGATCGCCGACTACTACCCCGAGTGCGACGCCGGCGGCTACGCGGAGACGAGTCGCGCGATCCGCGACCGGTTCGGCGGGGAGTACGCCGGCTACGCCCAGACGTACGTGTTCTACTACCTCCGCGCGGGCGGCGAGTGA
- a CDS encoding DUF555 domain-containing protein, giving the protein MDCRVVVEAAIPVYDVETADEAVRIAISKTGEMLNPDLNYVEISMGARTSPDGEQLTPAFVVADEALVALELEMTVFNVEREEHAARIARKEIGQRLHDIPLKVLRVESLEEDGDVRGDGDGGEAGRDAGRPVHGTDAAEEELLPEFEEMVEDERERDR; this is encoded by the coding sequence ATGGACTGTAGGGTCGTCGTCGAGGCCGCGATCCCGGTGTACGACGTCGAGACGGCCGACGAGGCGGTCCGGATCGCGATCTCGAAGACCGGGGAGATGCTCAACCCCGACCTCAACTACGTCGAGATCTCGATGGGGGCGCGCACCTCCCCCGACGGCGAGCAGCTCACGCCGGCGTTCGTGGTCGCCGACGAAGCGCTCGTGGCGCTGGAGCTGGAGATGACGGTGTTCAACGTCGAGCGGGAGGAACACGCCGCCCGGATCGCCCGCAAGGAGATCGGCCAGCGGCTCCACGACATCCCGCTGAAGGTGCTCCGCGTCGAGTCGCTGGAGGAGGACGGCGACGTCCGCGGCGACGGCGACGGCGGCGAGGCCGGGCGCGACGCCGGCCGACCGGTCCACGGCACCGACGCCGCCGAGGAGGAGCTGCTCCCCGAGTTCGAGGAGATGGTCGAGGACGAACGCGAGCGGGACCGGTAG
- a CDS encoding UPF0058 family protein, with protein MKKQELIHLHGLLSEVRSEYEEWGTDIDLTEYQELGVKPTSIHRSKTDHKAAVFKLASGITSSADTGSTETVAPNAD; from the coding sequence ATGAAGAAGCAGGAGCTCATCCACCTGCACGGCCTTCTCAGCGAGGTACGCAGCGAGTACGAGGAGTGGGGAACAGATATCGACCTGACCGAGTATCAGGAGCTGGGCGTGAAGCCGACATCGATCCACCGATCGAAGACGGACCACAAGGCGGCCGTGTTCAAACTGGCGTCCGGGATCACCTCCTCGGCCGACACCGGGTCGACGGAGACGGTCGCTCCCAACGCCGACTGA
- a CDS encoding translation initiation factor IF-2 subunit beta — protein sequence MDYDEMLGRAVEETPDIDERGSRFEVPDPEVRPEGNVTVVENFQTLVDRLNREEGALLKFLQDELGTAARIDESGRARLTGEFKQSRVAAAVSEYTEGYVICSECGLPDTRIVEQGGADVLKCDACGAISGLGD from the coding sequence ATGGACTACGACGAGATGTTAGGTCGCGCGGTCGAGGAGACGCCCGACATCGACGAGCGGGGGTCGCGCTTCGAGGTGCCCGACCCCGAGGTCCGCCCCGAGGGCAACGTCACCGTCGTCGAGAACTTCCAGACGCTGGTCGACCGGCTCAACCGCGAGGAGGGGGCGCTCCTCAAGTTCCTGCAAGACGAGTTGGGGACGGCCGCCCGGATCGACGAGTCGGGTCGCGCGCGGCTCACGGGCGAGTTCAAACAGTCGCGGGTCGCCGCCGCGGTCAGCGAGTACACCGAGGGGTACGTCATCTGCTCGGAGTGTGGGCTGCCCGACACGCGGATCGTCGAACAGGGCGGCGCGGACGTGCTCAAGTGCGACGCCTGTGGCGCCATCAGCGGGCTGGGCGACTGA
- a CDS encoding transcription initiation factor IIB, which translates to MSESETTISSYTEREKQAKERPAERERAEETESVSVCPECGGSVVADEEHGESVCTDCGLVVEEGAIDRGPEWRSFNRDGESKSRVGAPTTKMMHDKGLSTNIGWQNKDAYGKTLSAERRQQMQRLRTWHERFRTRDSKERNLKQALGEIDRMASALGLPENVRETASVIYRRALSEDLLPGRSIEGVASAALYAAARQANTPRSLDELTAVSRVDRMELTRTYRYVVRELKLEVAPADPAQYVGRFASDLDLSDEGEWRARELLKTAQETGVTSGKSPVGLAAAAVYAASLLTNEALTQSQVSDVAGVSEVTIRNRYKELLDAAEVTDGSPLGDRASA; encoded by the coding sequence ATGAGCGAGTCAGAAACCACCATCAGCAGTTACACAGAGCGGGAGAAGCAGGCGAAGGAGCGACCCGCGGAGCGCGAGCGCGCCGAGGAGACGGAGTCCGTCAGCGTCTGCCCCGAGTGCGGCGGCAGCGTCGTCGCCGACGAGGAGCACGGCGAGTCGGTGTGTACCGACTGCGGGCTGGTCGTCGAGGAGGGCGCGATCGACCGCGGGCCGGAGTGGCGGTCGTTCAACCGCGACGGCGAGAGCAAATCGCGCGTCGGCGCCCCGACCACGAAGATGATGCACGACAAGGGGCTGTCGACCAACATCGGCTGGCAGAACAAAGACGCCTACGGGAAGACGCTCTCGGCCGAGCGCCGCCAGCAGATGCAGCGCCTCCGGACGTGGCACGAGCGGTTCCGCACCCGCGACTCCAAGGAGCGCAACCTCAAGCAGGCGCTCGGCGAGATCGACCGCATGGCGAGCGCGCTGGGGCTGCCGGAGAACGTCCGCGAGACGGCGTCGGTGATCTACCGCCGCGCGCTGTCTGAGGACCTCCTCCCGGGCCGCTCCATCGAGGGCGTGGCCTCGGCGGCGCTGTACGCGGCCGCCCGGCAGGCGAACACCCCGCGGTCGCTGGACGAACTGACCGCCGTGTCGCGCGTCGACCGGATGGAGCTGACGCGCACGTACCGGTACGTGGTCCGCGAGCTGAAGCTCGAGGTCGCGCCCGCGGACCCCGCCCAGTACGTGGGCCGGTTCGCCTCCGATCTGGATCTCTCCGACGAGGGCGAGTGGCGGGCGCGCGAACTGCTGAAGACCGCCCAGGAGACGGGCGTCACCAGCGGGAAGTCGCCGGTGGGGCTGGCAGCGGCCGCGGTGTACGCGGCGTCGCTGCTCACCAACGAGGCGCTCACACAGAGCCAGGTCAGCGACGTGGCCGGCGTGAGCGAGGTGACGATCCGGAACCGCTACAAGGAACTGCTCGACGCCGCGGAGGTCACCGACGGCTCCCCCCTCGGCGACCGCGCGAGCGCCTGA
- a CDS encoding DUF6517 family protein: MDRRRFVATTAAVAAAGLAGCSGSPTTFEAAPADTADTAADETGYEKQGTESRTVSREFAGTSVEVVNRITTYQKRIDTVLGSVRAGVFAAVSTPAVEVAGRTFNPVADYDTGRLVELLAGNYEGISDPTRVGESSVEVLGESRTYVRYEATATFEGREIDVAVHVTEALRDGADFVVPVAVYPRELGERGSEDARTLAHGIEHPA, from the coding sequence ATGGACAGACGTCGCTTCGTCGCGACGACGGCGGCCGTCGCCGCGGCCGGTCTCGCCGGCTGCTCGGGATCGCCGACGACGTTCGAGGCGGCGCCGGCAGACACCGCCGACACCGCCGCCGACGAAACCGGCTACGAGAAACAGGGAACCGAGTCGCGGACGGTCTCGAGGGAGTTCGCCGGGACCTCCGTGGAGGTGGTCAACCGGATCACCACCTACCAGAAGCGGATCGACACGGTGCTCGGGTCGGTCCGCGCGGGCGTGTTCGCGGCCGTCTCGACCCCGGCCGTCGAGGTCGCCGGGCGGACGTTCAACCCCGTCGCCGACTACGACACCGGGAGGCTGGTCGAACTGCTCGCCGGCAACTACGAGGGCATCTCCGACCCGACGCGCGTCGGCGAGTCGTCCGTCGAGGTCCTCGGCGAGTCGCGGACGTACGTGCGCTACGAGGCGACGGCCACCTTCGAGGGGAGGGAGATCGACGTGGCCGTCCACGTCACCGAGGCGCTGCGCGACGGCGCGGACTTCGTCGTCCCGGTGGCGGTGTACCCCCGGGAACTCGGCGAACGGGGCAGCGAGGACGCCCGTACACTCGCCCACGGCATCGAGCACCCCGCGTAG
- a CDS encoding cold-shock protein, with product MAKGTVAFFNDTGGYGFIETEDADEDVFFHMEDVGGPDLEEGQEVEFDIEEAEKGPRATNLQRL from the coding sequence ATGGCGAAAGGCACGGTCGCATTCTTCAACGACACCGGCGGCTACGGATTCATCGAGACCGAGGACGCGGACGAGGACGTCTTCTTCCACATGGAAGACGTCGGCGGTCCCGACCTCGAGGAAGGACAGGAAGTCGAATTCGACATCGAGGAGGCGGAGAAGGGACCACGAGCCACGAACCTACAGCGCCTGTAG
- the thrS gene encoding threonine--tRNA ligase: protein MSDIVVTLPDGSELSVPAGASVEDVAYEIGPGLGSDTVAGVVDGELVDKAAPVHDGARIEIVTDQSDEYLQVLRHSAAHVFAQALQRVFPEAKLAIGPPTEEGFYYDVAGVDIDEDDFPAIEREMADIVEADYEIRRLEVSREDALAEYEDNEYKTEILGEEAAGEDPVSVYEQDDWRDLCKGPHVDSTGEVGAFELLSISSAYWRGDEENDQLTRVYGTAFESESDLEEFLNMREQAAERDHRKIAREMDLFSIPTITGPGLPLYHPAGKTILSELEGYVDELNDAAGYGNVETPHVFRTELWEESGHYDNYEDDMFLFDVNDEEYGLKPMNCPGHATIFDQGSWSYRDLPIRYAEHGKVYRKEQRGELSGLSRTWAFTIDDGHLFVRPDQIEAEVRQVMDGIEQVLDTFDLDVSVDLATRPEKSVGSDEVWEQAERQLEAVLESSSLEWGIEPGDGAFYGPKIDFSFEDALGRSWDGPTVQLDFTMPERFDLTYTGEDNEEHRPVMIHRALYGSYERFFMVLIEHFAGRFPFWLAPEQVRVLPISDDNLGYAHRVKNELSEFRVEVEDRDMTIGRKIRAAHDDRVPYMVVVGGDEEEAETISVRDRFENERNDVPVSEFVEHLRGEVSEKTVKPDFVTDHDE from the coding sequence ATGAGCGACATCGTCGTCACCCTGCCGGACGGCTCGGAGCTGTCCGTGCCGGCGGGTGCCTCCGTGGAGGACGTGGCCTACGAGATCGGACCCGGACTCGGGAGCGACACCGTCGCGGGCGTCGTCGACGGCGAACTCGTCGACAAAGCCGCCCCCGTCCACGACGGCGCACGCATCGAGATCGTGACCGACCAGAGCGACGAGTACCTGCAGGTCCTCCGGCACTCGGCGGCCCACGTGTTCGCACAGGCGCTCCAACGGGTGTTCCCGGAGGCGAAACTCGCCATCGGCCCGCCGACGGAGGAGGGGTTCTACTACGACGTCGCCGGCGTCGACATCGACGAGGACGACTTCCCGGCCATCGAGCGCGAGATGGCCGACATCGTCGAGGCGGACTACGAGATCCGACGGCTGGAGGTGTCACGCGAGGACGCCCTCGCCGAGTACGAGGACAACGAGTACAAGACCGAGATCCTCGGCGAGGAGGCCGCCGGGGAGGACCCCGTCTCCGTGTACGAGCAGGACGACTGGCGCGACCTCTGTAAGGGACCCCACGTCGACTCCACGGGCGAGGTCGGCGCGTTCGAACTGCTCAGCATCTCCTCGGCGTACTGGCGCGGCGACGAGGAGAACGACCAGCTGACGCGCGTGTACGGGACGGCGTTCGAGTCCGAGTCGGACCTCGAAGAGTTCCTGAACATGCGCGAGCAGGCCGCCGAGCGCGACCACCGCAAGATCGCTCGCGAGATGGACCTGTTCTCCATCCCGACGATCACGGGACCGGGCCTCCCGCTGTACCACCCCGCCGGGAAGACGATCCTCTCGGAGTTGGAGGGCTACGTCGACGAACTCAACGACGCCGCGGGCTACGGGAACGTCGAGACGCCCCACGTGTTCCGGACGGAGCTGTGGGAGGAGTCCGGGCACTACGACAACTACGAGGACGACATGTTCCTCTTCGACGTGAACGACGAGGAGTACGGTCTCAAGCCCATGAACTGCCCGGGGCACGCGACCATCTTCGACCAGGGGTCGTGGAGCTACCGCGACCTGCCGATCCGCTACGCCGAACACGGGAAGGTGTACCGCAAGGAGCAGCGCGGGGAGCTGTCGGGGCTGTCGCGGACGTGGGCGTTCACCATCGACGACGGCCACCTGTTCGTCCGCCCCGACCAGATCGAAGCCGAGGTGCGGCAGGTGATGGACGGCATCGAGCAGGTGCTCGACACGTTCGATCTGGACGTCTCCGTCGACCTGGCTACGCGCCCGGAGAAGTCCGTCGGCAGCGACGAGGTGTGGGAGCAGGCCGAACGGCAGTTGGAGGCCGTGCTGGAGTCGTCCTCGCTGGAGTGGGGGATCGAACCCGGCGACGGCGCCTTCTACGGCCCGAAGATCGACTTCTCGTTCGAGGACGCCCTCGGGCGCTCGTGGGACGGCCCGACGGTCCAACTGGACTTCACGATGCCCGAGCGGTTCGACCTGACGTACACGGGCGAGGACAACGAGGAGCACCGCCCGGTGATGATCCACCGCGCGCTGTACGGGAGCTACGAGCGGTTCTTCATGGTGCTCATCGAGCACTTCGCCGGCCGCTTCCCGTTCTGGCTCGCGCCCGAGCAGGTGCGCGTCCTCCCCATCTCCGACGACAACCTCGGCTACGCCCACCGCGTGAAGAACGAGCTGTCGGAGTTCCGCGTCGAGGTCGAGGACCGCGACATGACCATCGGCCGCAAGATCCGCGCGGCCCACGACGACCGCGTCCCGTACATGGTCGTCGTCGGCGGCGACGAGGAGGAGGCCGAGACCATCTCCGTGCGCGACCGCTTCGAGAACGAGCGCAACGACGTGCCCGTCTCCGAGTTCGTCGAACACCTCCGCGGCGAGGTGTCGGAGAAGACGGTGAAGCCGGACTTCGTCACCGACCACGACGAGTGA
- a CDS encoding M20 family metallo-hydrolase codes for MDLSVDADRLRDDIEATAAFGDIDAAEGRGRTVLVGTEANRRAREYLVDRMDAAGLDVTVDAVGNVAGRWLPDGADPDAAPVAAGSHLDSVPEGGIFDGPLGVYAALEAVRAMQDAGVAPDRPVVVVSFTEEEGQRFADGLLGSSVAVGDRGVDEALALTDGDGTTLGEALESIGFRGEGRLDASAWDAFYELHIEQDTTLEDAGVPVGVVTTITGITHLDVEIRGEANHAGATHMHDRTDALAAAAELVLDVETAANAVVEASSDSAVGTVGSLDVSPNATNVVPGRVEAGVDIRDVEYESMETVVDAVGDTLARIEGERGVETAFERPFDLRPTPMAERLREAAHRAGDDAGLETMDLHSGAAHDTMHVASVTDASLLFAPSRDGISHNPREWTDWADCAAATRVLAGAIAETAGAE; via the coding sequence ATGGACCTGTCCGTCGACGCCGACCGCCTCCGCGACGACATCGAAGCGACCGCCGCCTTCGGGGACATCGACGCCGCCGAAGGGCGGGGACGAACCGTCCTCGTCGGCACCGAGGCGAACCGCCGCGCCCGCGAGTACCTCGTCGACCGCATGGACGCCGCCGGGCTGGACGTCACCGTCGACGCCGTCGGCAACGTCGCCGGACGCTGGCTCCCCGACGGCGCCGACCCCGACGCCGCGCCCGTCGCCGCGGGCAGCCACCTCGACTCGGTGCCGGAGGGCGGCATCTTCGACGGCCCGCTCGGGGTGTACGCCGCGCTCGAAGCGGTGCGCGCGATGCAGGACGCCGGGGTCGCGCCCGACCGCCCGGTCGTCGTCGTCTCGTTCACCGAGGAGGAGGGCCAGCGGTTCGCCGACGGCCTGCTCGGTTCCTCCGTGGCCGTGGGCGACCGCGGCGTCGACGAGGCGCTCGCGCTGACCGACGGCGACGGCACGACGCTCGGGGAGGCGCTGGAGTCGATCGGCTTCCGGGGCGAGGGACGACTCGACGCGAGCGCGTGGGACGCCTTCTACGAACTGCACATCGAGCAGGACACGACGCTGGAGGACGCCGGGGTCCCGGTCGGCGTCGTCACGACGATCACCGGGATCACCCACCTCGACGTCGAGATCCGCGGGGAGGCGAACCACGCGGGCGCGACCCACATGCACGACCGGACGGACGCGCTCGCGGCGGCCGCGGAACTCGTCCTCGACGTGGAGACCGCCGCGAACGCCGTGGTCGAGGCGAGCAGCGACTCGGCGGTCGGGACGGTCGGCTCGCTCGACGTCTCGCCCAACGCGACGAACGTCGTCCCCGGGCGCGTCGAGGCGGGCGTCGACATCCGCGACGTCGAGTACGAGTCGATGGAGACGGTCGTCGACGCCGTGGGCGACACGCTCGCCCGGATCGAGGGGGAACGCGGCGTCGAGACGGCGTTCGAGCGCCCGTTCGACCTCCGTCCGACGCCGATGGCCGAACGCCTCCGGGAGGCCGCCCACCGCGCCGGCGACGACGCGGGGCTGGAGACGATGGACCTCCACTCCGGCGCGGCCCACGACACGATGCACGTCGCGAGCGTCACCGACGCGAGCCTCCTGTTCGCCCCCTCGCGGGACGGTATCAGCCACAACCCCCGGGAGTGGACCGACTGGGCCGACTGCGCGGCCGCGACCCGGGTGCTCGCGGGCGCCATCGCCGAGACTGCGGGCGCGGAGTAG
- a CDS encoding ZIP family metal transporter, with the protein MLEDSFVGLVGTDPVVQALVGGVVIASLNMIGALAVLVYRDPSERVLDTALGFAAGVMLAASFTSLIVPGIDLTEVVVPGVPATGLLSPVPVLVGILLGAAVLDQADHWVPHIHVLITGRERPDQTVTDAKVASVILFIVAITIHNMPEGLAVGVGFGSGNVANGIALMLAIGIQNIPEGLAVSIAAINAGFERRSYAVLTGIRSGLVEIPLTVLGAFAVVAVEPILPYAMGFAAGAMLFVIADEILPETHSRGHEREATLGTMVGVVVMLYLDVALAA; encoded by the coding sequence GTGTTGGAAGACTCGTTCGTCGGTCTCGTCGGGACTGACCCCGTCGTGCAGGCGCTCGTCGGCGGCGTCGTCATCGCGAGCCTGAACATGATCGGTGCGCTCGCGGTGCTGGTCTACCGCGACCCGAGCGAGCGCGTCCTCGACACGGCCCTGGGGTTCGCCGCGGGCGTGATGCTCGCCGCCTCGTTCACCTCGCTCATCGTCCCCGGGATCGACCTCACCGAGGTCGTCGTCCCCGGCGTCCCCGCGACGGGGCTGCTCTCGCCCGTGCCGGTCCTCGTCGGGATCCTCCTCGGCGCCGCCGTCCTCGATCAGGCCGACCACTGGGTGCCCCACATCCACGTCCTGATCACCGGGCGCGAGCGCCCGGACCAGACCGTCACCGACGCGAAGGTCGCCTCGGTGATCCTGTTCATCGTCGCGATCACGATCCACAACATGCCCGAGGGGCTGGCCGTCGGCGTCGGCTTCGGCTCCGGGAACGTCGCCAACGGCATCGCGCTCATGCTCGCGATCGGGATCCAGAACATCCCCGAGGGGCTGGCGGTGTCGATCGCCGCCATCAACGCCGGCTTCGAGCGGCGGTCGTACGCCGTCCTCACCGGGATCCGGTCGGGGCTGGTCGAGATCCCGCTGACCGTCCTCGGCGCGTTCGCCGTCGTCGCCGTCGAGCCGATCCTCCCGTACGCGATGGGCTTCGCCGCCGGCGCGATGCTGTTCGTCATCGCGGACGAGATCCTCCCGGAGACCCACTCGCGCGGCCACGAGCGGGAGGCGACGCTCGGTACGATGGTCGGCGTGGTCGTGATGCTGTACCTCGACGTGGCGCTCGCGGCGTGA